In Planococcus sp. MB-3u-03, the DNA window AATTCAATCACTTCGAGTGAAGATGAATTGCGATATGAATTGAATGGCGGTGGTTTATTCATCGAACTGGAATCCGATTTAACACCAGGCGAGCAACAAGCTGTCACGATTGAATACACACTCACCTTACCTGAAAACGGCATGCGCTTGGCGCGGGTGGAAAACAATTATTACTTAGCCCATTGGTATCCGATGCTTGCTGAATATGACGGGGCTGGCAAGTCAATGACTATGATCCTAAAGGAGAATCCTATGAAACGGGGTACGGCGATTATACGGTCACTTATCAATTGCCAGAGGATTACCTGATCGCCACTTCTGCACCAGACGGTCTGGCAGAGGCCAGTTCATCTGGAACCTTAACTGGAGAAGCCATCAAGGGATTTTATGCGGCGTTTTGGATCCAACCGATTGGCAAGTCGCAGAACGCACCTCTGGAAATACGGAGTTGCGTGTGTTTGTGCCAGGTGAGTCGGAAATCCTGGAGGAGACGGCTGAACTGTCAGTCGAAGCATTTGCTTATTTCGAAGAAAACATCGGCGATTATCCGTTTGCTGAACTGGATTTGATTGCGAATGACGGCTATATGGAATATCCGAACATTGTGGAAGTGCCGATGGATGAAGAATTACTTGATTCGATCTTAGTACACGAAATTGCCCATCAATGGTTTTACTATTTGGTCGCTAATGATCCATACGAAAACGCTTGGCTTGATGAGAGTTTGACCGAGTTTAGTACCGGCTTGTTTCTTAACGACTATTACGGTGATGAGGACGGCGGTTTTCAAAATGCAAAAGCCTATGAAGAATCTTACGAAACGGAAACCTATGCTGATTTGGCGCTTGATGAATTTGACACCCCGGCCTATTATGCGACCGTCTATGGCAAAGTCCCTTTATTGCTGAAAGACTTTTCGATGAACGGGGCGGAAACGAGGCCGCGCTGGAGTTTCTAGCGGATTATTACGAAGAGTTTCAATTTCAGCGGGTGACGAAACAACAATTCAGGAGTTCTTTGAGACATATTTTGAAGGGGACCAGCAGGCATTTTTGGATAGTTGGCTTCAATAAGATAATCATGCTTTTGCAGATGGGAACTTAGCTGAAATTGAGCGGGTTCTCCGTCTTTTTGTTTATGCCGCAGCCGTTTAATAAAAAGGAGCGGAGGATGTGAGGGATACATGAAGCAATCGTCCATTATCCAAAGCAAGACAACCAATCCAATGATGCCCTCGAAAGCGTCGAAGGTTCGGGCTTTGAAGCTTTCAATAAATGAATGCAGCTGCTGCAAATCTTACTTTCGAACAGGAGAGCGGGATTTTTATGGTATGATTAATTGAGAGTTATTATCAGTTAAAGGGGTGAATGCTGTGCTGGGGAAATTACATACCTTTCAAGTGCTGGCTGAATGCGGGTCCTATACCGAGGCGGCGAAACAGCTGTATTGCTCGCAGCCTTCCGTCAGCCAGCACATCCGCTATTTGGAAGAATACTACGGCGTGAAACTCATCATCCGCAAAAAGCAGCACATTGAGCTGACAGAGCGCGGCATTCTCTTACAAAAACAAGCCAGGCAGCTGCTCGACTTGTTTGAGGCGACGCAGCAACTCATGGCCACGCCTGCCGCCCAAAAGCCAGTTGCCATTTATATGAGCAACCACATTGCCGAAAATTATTACGAAGAATTATTCGATGTCCACGCGGCTTGCTGCAAGGCCTGCCCTTTTGAAATCAACGGCCGTTGCTATACGGAATTGCGTGGGCAGTTAATGGCCAAGAAAGCCAAGTTCGCTGTCATGCCGATTTATCCTGCAGATGCGAAATTACACCAATCGTATGACATTCAAGGCTTGTTTGAGGAAGAATTCCAGTTGGTCTTCTCCGCGAGCCATCCTTTGGCGACCCGAAAAGTGATCTATGCCAAAGACCTCAAACATGCAGCGGTGTTGCAGACACAAAGCAGGCATATGCAAACACTCATCCAGCAGGCGCTCGAAGCGAAAGGCGTCGAGGCTTTCTATATGCAGATGACCGATTTCAAGATCATCAAAAAAGCGCTGAGGCAAAGTGATTCGGTTTCCTTTCTTCCGCTAAAAGCGCTCGATTCAACGGACGCTTCCTTGGTTTACCGTTCCGTCAAAGGGCTGCGCATTGTCCGGCAAAACGGGCTCATCATTGATACGGAACAACAATTAACCGAAGCAGAACAAGCCTATTGCGATCACATTTCGGAAAAGCTCTCTTCATTTTAATGAGGGGAGTTTTTCTATTATAAGAAATGTTTATGGTGCCATCACAAACAATAATGCAGCTAGCCGCAGCATACGGTCGAAAAGGGAAAAATCAGTTATGAGTATCAATCACCTAGTTGATAACGGTTCTCAGTGGTGGTAGATTGAAGTGGCACAGCAATAGAGAAACCTCGGCTTATGCCAGGGTCTTTTAAAAGGTGCTGAGTTCCACTGGAGAAATGGGGCGAGCAGATGAAAAAATTCCTCTTCTTGTTGATTGTTGGCTTGTCGCTTTCCAGCACAGCCACTGCTGAAATGCTGCAGGATACAAGGATTGAAATTGAAAGCCGTGAAACTGCGCAGAACCCTGGTGAAGCAGCGGACCTGCTGGAGTGGCTCTTTACTTCAAGTGATTTGAAGTCTGCGAATACCGGGCAAGAGACGAACGTTCTTATCAAAGAAGAAATTGATGAACAAGCAGGAAAGGTAAATAAGACGACACTTGCCGTTATGGTAGCCGCTGCTGTATTCGCCTATTGGCTGAACAAAAAGAAAAAGCAGGAATTTGATTGAGCTAGAATAAGGAATTCGGAAAAGTCTTATATACACATCATTCATTGCAGGAGGTATTGGAAATGACAGCTATTCAAATCTACGATGAACAGGAATTGGTCCACATCGCTTTTGATGATATCCGAAAATACCACGGAGCCAAGGAAATGGCGTCGGTTGGCGTCGCTTACCGCATGGCTGAAGCCGCATTCGAGGCGCTCTACGGCATGGATGTGCCCGAGCGGCAAGAACTATCCATCCAAGCAGGACAGGGGCGCGGGATTCCGAGATGCCTTCGAATTCATCACAAGAGCCGAAACGCGCGGAAAATACTTCGTAGATCCAGACTATCCCGCTGCCAGGTTCGATCCTTACACGAAAAGTTCCTATGCATTCATCTTTTCGCGGGCCACAGGAGAAGAAGTGGAAGTCAGTTTGAAAAAGATTTCCTGCCTGCTGTGTTTTACGACTTGGTGAAAAAGAAAGGGACTGCCTGCTCACACAGGAGGAAGCAGAAACCTTGGAAACGCTCAAGAAAGACTTATGCCTGCGCGCCTTGGAACTGCCTTTAGACGAAGTCGTGGAAGTGCGTTGAAGAATTGAGTTCGCTATAAAGTAGTACTTATAAAACGAGGATGGCAAATGAAACTCTCAATAAGTCCACACAAATAAGAGGAAATGCTGATACATTCAGCGTTTCCTTTTCCATTTATACATATGCCTTTCATCCTGCATAGAGCTGTTTTGATAAATCCAATATTTTCCTTTGTGTAAAAGGGTAGAGGCTCTTCAAAATTGCTAGGTAGTATTTTTCAAATATACCAAATAATCTGTAATCTTATTGCTTGTCCAAATTTACTTCGGTATACTAAATTTTATCAAAGTCGAGGAGGAAAAATTTGAAGAAAAATATATTGTACCTGTCATTTTATCATCTGCTCTCGTCGCAAGTTCGTTCACAGCCAGCACCACATTAGCAAATGGCCAACAGGGGAATGGAGCTTCAGATAAAACATGGAATGAAAATGCCAATGTCCCTGTATTCGTCAAAGAGAAAATCGCTGAGAAGCGGGCTTCAAGCAATGCGTCAAATGCGCTTGATTACCTAGCGGAAAACGAGAACAAGACCGGACTGAAAAATCCCAAGAAAAACTTAAAGCAAAAAGAGATTGAAAAGGATGCACTCGGCATGACGCATGTCCGCTTTAACCAAGCAGTCAACGGCGTCCCGGTGGAAGGGGCGGAAGTAGTCGTTCATTACAACGAACAGGACGAATTGGTTTCCGTTAACGGCGGCCATTTCCCTGAAGCGTCCGCCAGCAACGTTGACACAACGCCGACTGTGAGCGTCGTCAAGGCCGTTCAAACAGCGAAAGGCGCAGTTGACGCTCCAGAAGAGCTCGAGTATGCGCCTGAATCGGAAGTCGTCGTCTATCCGTTTGACGGTGAAAACCATCTGGCTTATAAGGTCAACGTCAACTTCCTCGGGGACAAGCCCGGCAACTGGTTTGTCTTTGTGGATGCGAAAAGCGGTAAAGTGATCGATCAGTACAACGCGATCATGCATGCAGAAGACATCCATCAGTCTGTCGGAACAGGTGTACTCGGCGAGCAACGCAAGATTCACACAACGAAGAGCAAAGAAGCCAAGGGAGGCACGACTTTCAGCTTGTCCGATGAGTCGCATGAAGGCTTGGAAGGCATCTATACTTTCGATGCCAACGATGGTGAAATTTTCACGAATCAGAGTGCCTCGTGGAAAGATGAATACTTGCGCCCAGCTGTAGACGCGCATTATAACTCGGAGCAAGTGTATGAATATTTCCATGATGAACACGACCGCAACTCGCTCGACGACAACGGCATGGCGATCATTTCCTATGTGCATTACGGCGAAAACTATAATAACGCATTCTGGAATGGTCGCCATATGACTTACGGCGACGGCGATGGCTCGTTCATGGTGCCATTGTCAGCCGGCTTGGACGTCGCAGCACATGAAATGACGCACGGCGTGATCTCCAATTCAGCGAATCTCCAGTACCGCTTTGAATCCGGTGCGTTGAATGAATCCTTTGCGGATATTTTCGGCGCTTTGGTCGATGAAGACGATTGGGAAGTCGGGGAAGACATCATGGGCCCTGATGCCAAAGAAGACGGTAGAGTGTCGTTGCGTAGCTTGAGCGACCCAAGCAAATACCCGGTTAATGAAGATTACGTACCGTATGGCGACGGGGAAGGCAATTACCCATCCCATATGGATGAATTCTATGACTTGCCAATAAATTTGGATAACGGCGGCGTCCATATCAATTCATCCATTACCAACCACGCAGCTTACTTGATCGGCGAAGAGATCGGCAAGGAAAACTTGGCCAGATTTTCTACCGCGCATTGACGGTCTACTTGACGCCAACTTCCAACTTCAGCGAAGCCCGCAAACTCATTGTCCAGTCAGCGGCTGACATCTACGGAGAAGGCAGCGCAGAAGAAAAAGCGACGGCTAAAGGATTTGACGATGTAGGCATTAACGAATAAGGATTTTTAAACCCGCGAGTTGTTTGTCTTAATAGACAGACGACTCGCGGGTTTTGGTTTTCAGAGAAATTAGTTGAGAAAGGTGCTGGAGCAGTCGTTTATGCAAGAAATCGAGAACCAATTGGACTGAAGAAAAATAAATTTAAAATGAGAACTTTGTGCGGAACCAATTTTAAAAAATGAGCGTCTTCATATTGTCAGTCTACTACGTTTAGAAGGAGCAACTATGGAGATCATCGAAATATTGAAAGCATTGGTGCTAGGAATAGTGGAAGGCCTAACCGAGTTTGCACCCATCTCATCAACAGGGCATATGATCATTTTTGATGATTTATGGCTCAACACCGAAGGGTTTTTAGGCGGGCCGTCAGCTAATACCTTCAAAATCGTCATTCAGCTCGGATCTATACTCGCGGTCGTCTTCGTCTTTTGGAAACGCATGCTGAGCCTTGTCGGCTTATACAAACTAAAGCAAGATACGCCCACGACATTCAATATCTTGCACGTCTTGATCGGCATCATTCCAGCTGGGGTTTTCGGCTTGATGTTTGAAGACTTCATCGATGAGCATCTATTCAGCATTGAAACCGTGTTGATCGGTTTGGTCATAGGAGCATTTTTCATGATCATCGCCGATAAATTCGGACCCAAAAACCCGTCGATCAATTCATTGGATGAAATCAGTTACCTTAAAGCCTTAACCGTAGGCACCGTTCAATGCTTCTCCCTGTGGCCGGGTTTCTCTCGCTCAGGCTCGACCATTTCAGGCGGCGTGCTGCTCGGGCTGGACCATAGAACCGCGGCTGATTTCACATTTATCATGGCCGTCCCGATCATGCTCGGGGCATCAATCGTCTCGCTCGTGAAAAATTGGGAAGCCATATCATTCGATCATCTCAGCTTCTATGCTGCAGGATTTGCCACTGCTTTTGTATTTGCATTGATTTCCATCAAGTTTTTCTTGAAATTAATCTCACACATCAAGCTGGTGCCCTTTGCCATTTACCGTATTGTGCTCGCCAGCGTTTTGGCATTCATTGTGTTTCTTTGACCAACAGTGCAATGGCATGGGAATAAATAGATGTAGTTAAATATAGATAGAACCAGTAACGAAAAAGAATTTCTTATGAGATTCTTTTTTTTTTTTTTTTTTCTTTTTTTTTTTTTTTTTTAAGCAAAACAAGCTCCCAGACAAACCTGCTTTTTCACACGGCAATTCATAAGATTACGGCTAGTATTTTCTATTTTGATTCGAAGTCGAAGTTGCAAATAAATAGAAAAACCAGACCTATAAATGAATTTAAATTGAAAATTTTAGGATATACTAATTTTAACTAGATAACTGGAATAGGAAGGATGGAGAACATGAACAAGTTTATTTGCAATACATGCGGCGTACAAACCGAAAGTGCTGGCGCAGCACCTGAGCATTGTTTAATCTGCACCGAGGAGCGGCAATACGTCAGCGTAAAAGGGCAAAGTTGGACGACTTTGGAAGAGATGGTCGCATCCAATACTTATAGCAATGAAATTCTGTCAGAAGAGAAAGGGCTCTCAAGCATAAGGACTGTACCAAGTTTTGCGATTGGTCAAACGGCGTATTTGGTTCAAGGGGAGAACTTCAATATCCTGTGGGATTGTTTAACATATCTCGACGCTCCAACTATTGAAAAAATTAAAGCTCTGGGAGGAATCGATGCCATCGCCTTGTCCCATCCGCATTATTATTCAACCCAAGTGGAATGGGCTGAAACCTTCGATGCGGTAATCTATATTCACGAAGATGACAAGCAATGGGTGACGAGAACAAGCGATCGCATTATCTTTTGGTCAGGCGAAACGCTCGAAGTTGCAGAAGGGTTCACGCTGCACCGGATCGGTGGCCATTTCAAAGGTGCAGCTATCCTGGAATGGAAAGATGGAAGTGCCGGCAAAGGCGTGTTATTGACAGGCGATATCGTCCGCGTTGTAGCAGACCGCCAGTGGGTCAGTTTTATGTATAGCTACCCGAACTTCATTCCGTTGCCTGCGTCCACTGTCGAAAGAATGGCGGCACAGTTTAATGAAATCCGCTTTGATCGCGTGATGATGCATTTCACCGAATCGTAGTGAACGATGCGCGGGAAGCCGTACAAAACTCGGCGAAAAGATATGTAGATGCATTAAATGGAGTGCTGTTCAAGACCTGATGTCCGTACTTGTGTTTTATCTAATTTAATAAACCGGACATTAGAATAAACCAAATAAAAAAGGAGCACCAAATGCATCAGTCATTTTATCTAAAGAAACCAAGTACTTTTACATTCGATAAGAGCTATAAAGTGTTTATTAAAGAAGGGAAGCTTTTCTTCTTTAAAATTGACTATAAATCTGATGAGGACAATGACGTTTGTTTTCCCTATTCGGGTTGATTTACATGTTGCGTGATATGATTTACAAAAATCAGCTAAGCGCAGCGAAAACAAGATTGACCAGGCAGTTCAAAACGATCAACTAGAACTACTAAAGCATAAAATAATTTTCAACTCAATATAGTTGATATCAAGAGCGTTGAAGTAAATGAAAACCCACTTCTCATTCATTTTGCAGGACAACGGGACATTGTTGTTTATTTTAGATGACAATAAGCGTTATCGGTTTATTATGCCTTCGAGTATATCGAGAGAACTTATCATGAATTTACTGGAAGAGGCAGGGGTTTCACTGAAATTCAACACCTTAATAAGTATTAACATGAATTTTAAAAGAAATGGCTAAATTGCCATCACCGCAAAATTCACTTGATTTCTGTACGGATTTGCTTAAAAGGAGGGATTCTGTGCCAAGAACGAACATGGGCAAAATCTCTTTTGCCATGCTTTTGATTCTCATCATTCAAATCATCTCGATCGTAAACATGTTGTTCATCAATGGCTTAGGGCTTTAACGATTATTTTGTATTCATTTGTTACCGCACCTCTCGGACTGCTTTTGGAATAAGCGGCATAGTAAAAGAATCCGGCAGAAGCCTCATCGTACCTTGGGTGACCACGATTGTTAGCGTCATTTTACTCGCGCTATTTTTGATTACTTTATTTGGATTTTCTTTTGGTGATTAAATGCTCAAGGTCATTGGTGAAACTTTTCTATATCAATCGATGTAAAGATAGAAACAAGTCATTTAGACTCAATTCAGGCTTTTCATGAAGATCATTGTAACTAGTAATGAAATATTTTCTAATAAATATTTACTTTCCAAATACTAGTGGTATTCTATTAATAGCTAAAATAGTAAACGAATTCCTCTAACAAGTTCAATTTTAGTTGCAGTCTATTTAGGAGCGAAGGCCGGGTGTCTCGAGAAAGCATGAAGTTGATCTTATCTATTGTTATCATCATTTTAGTTGTGGGGCTTGGCATGTATCTCCAAAATATTGATGCTCCTATGTACGGCATTCCGGGTCTTCTAGAGTCTGTCATCAAGAACTGAAGCATTAAGCTGCAAACTCATTTCATTAGATTTTCATAACTGATGAAATGAGTTTTTATTGCAGCTTACCTATACTGTACTCAGTTTCAGTGAACTGAAATTGTCTCAGGAAGAACTGCAGAACCTAATTGATCCCGCGGCCCCGCTCCAGCTTATCAACGGAGGAGAAGATAGTGCTTATGTTGTTTATCAGTTTGACGAGATAATAGCCGCCGATATTGAAGAAGAAGGAAAACGATGAAAATGAATTTGAATGTGGCTGAAGAAGGGAGAACTGATCTGAACAAACCATCTATAAATTAACCCTCGATGAAGATCACGAAATCATTGAGGTTTTGTAAATGATGAAGCTACACCGATTGATGTGGCCTCAGGATTTAACGCAATTCACGCCATCATGTTATCGCAGAAGTGGAACTGTTTTGGAAGCCATATTGGGGAGGCTAAAACGCAAATGATGAAACCATTCTGTACCTGTTATGTCGATAATGATGAGTATCTTCCTATGTAGTGGCTGTTCTAGTGCTCCGGACGGATTAGAAGAAGTAGAGGGGACTGGGCTGGCGTTCAGCGAAAATTTCAATGCTTATGACGGGTTGAATGAGAGAACATGTGGAGTTTTATAAACCTGCAGAAGCACATCAATTGCCTCCTTCGATTTTAGGTGAACATCACCTGCTCGAAAAGGGATCGATTCTGATTTAATACCTTTTGAAGTAAATGAGGAAAATGCGTATGTAGTCACTTCCGAAGACCGAACCGGAAAAGTGACTCATCAAGTCCAGTTAAGCTACCTCGGGAAATCGGAAGAGGGCATTGTAGATGAGTTTTTATTATCTCTGTAACTGAAATGGAAAAATCCGGTTGAGAATTATGAAGTTGCAGAAGCAACTGATTCGGTTGGAAATCGATTTGAAAACAAGAGCTGAGCGGAGATGATTTTATTTTCCAGCAAGTGCTGACAACAAATAGTGCTTTATTGTACCGATACTATGAATATGATGCAGAGGAAGAACAGTTGAATGTCGTCGGTACCGCCGCAAACGAATTTTATTCCTACCATGATGGCTTCGTTTACCACATTGGTTATTTAATTGAGCGGAAAAGAAATACGGAGCAGGTTCAAGACAATATGCTCAACTTGACGCGTACTATTATTCTAGGAAAAGATACATCCAAAGGAAGATGACTACGACTAGAAGAGAGGAAAACCATGATTAAAATAAAGCGGCATTCGTGGGTTCGTTTATTATATTCGCTATTTGCATGTACTTATTTTTCCGTTTTCAAATACAGCGATAAAGAGGCTCAATTTGTCTTTATGTCGTTTCCCATTCAAGATCAAGAAGGATATAATTTGTTGGGAATCATTGGGTCTATCATGTTTATTGGCGCTATCATTTTCTTGTTCAATAGCCTGGAAAATATCGATTTCGGATAGTGTTCGCAGTCGTCATTGTCTATATGTTTTACCGAATCTATTGGTTGTGGCATACCAGGAAACACTAGCAAATGGCATTTCAGCTATCTCTTATGACGGAAATGGCCAGTGCGACTTTGTCACGATGGATGATTCCATGGACGCCGAATGTAATCTGGTATTACATAATCGCAGTGATGAGGCTGTGACAGTGGAATTGGAATTTATCGATTCGTTATTTATGGAAGAAAATACGTGCGGATGGAGTCGCTTATGAACTTGGCGGGTCCATACACGATTACTTTGGCGCCCAATAGTCAAAAGCATATTCATCTAGAAGAATTACTCGACTTGTCGAACGTTCCCAACCATATCGACTCAGGGACGTCATTCAGTATCCACATTAAACTGATAGACGGTAATGAAACACGGATTTTGTAATTTCTAAAAGAGCTCTTCTAATCTCTAGTGTTGTACTGATAAGGCTGACAAATGCTTCATAATCTCATAGTTTACATCTTTAGGATTGTCGAGATTTGTTGCATGGTGCGCATTTTTATATAAATCATTTTAGAGTGAGGAATACGGTAAGCCATTTCTTTCTGTTGTCTTTCAGTCATATTGTCATGGTCACCTTGGAGAATGAGAGTAGGACAATTTATTTTACTTAAATCCTCTCCGCTTTCCATTTTGAAACCGAGTCCCATATACGTATCCAGTAGTTTAAAGGGATCGAACTAACGGTTTCTTTAATATATTGCTTATTATTGTGATTAAATTTTGAAAGAGTTTTTGCTTGAATGCTAGCCATCATGTACATAGGTATAAATTTATTTGACCATCTATTTATAGGTACAAACACTTTTTCAATCCAATTATATGAATTGGTGTAGGGAGTACCAATTAAAATGAGGGATTTCACCAGCTTGGGGTACCTGACCGCAGTTTGAAGCGAAATATGGCCACCCATAGATAACCCACAAAGATGCGCTTGCTTTACTCCTAAGTGCTCCAATAAACCTACTAAATCTTTAACAAAATCTTCGGAGTCTACTTTTCCTTTTGGCAATGAGGATTTCCCATGGCCACGCACATCCCACGTAATAACTTTAAAGGATTTTGATAGCTCTTCCACTTGAGGTTTCCATTGTTGAAGGTCCCATGAAGCACCGTGTGTAAAAAGAAGCGTTTCACCAGCGCCTTTAACTTCGTAATATAATGTCGCATTATTTATTTCGATAGTAGGCATTCTATCCTTCCATTCTGCTTTCATTTTGATCTTCAATACTTTTATAAATTAATGATTTCCTGCTGGTTTCATAGTGTACCCAATGTACAAAAAGACGAACCCAGTGATGCATGTGGCGGCTCCAAATAACAATCCTGCAGCAGCGGAACCCATTCCAGCTCCTGTTAAAGTGCCTAGAATGTTAAGAAGGAGAAAGAAGACAACCAAAGGAAGGACAAAAGCGGTAAGAAACCCGGCATTGATCCACTTCTCCCTGTTTTTTCCTGCAAACTTATGGACTGCAAAACTTAAAATAGCGATATAGGCAGCTAAAATCAAAATCATGTAATTCCTCCTTATTCCTCAAGGTTCCTGTATCAGTGAGCTCATCTTCTCAAGCCTTTCATAGGTATCTGCATAGACCTCGGCTCTTTCTTGTTCGGTTTCGATCTCATCGAAGTTCATAAGGCTGTTTTCCGTCTCGATAACCCATTGTTCTAAGGGTTCAAAGTCATTCAGTTCTTTGATCTGCTGGAGCCTGTTAAGGATAGGGTCGACTTGTCCTGCGGCATTGCCTTTTGTCCGATTCTCAGGCGTCGGTATTGCCGAAGCATCTTGAAGCCAGCCCATAACGACACCCGTATTTTGGCCATCCGTTGGTTCAGCGGGGC includes these proteins:
- a CDS encoding M1 family aminopeptidase; the encoded protein is MDPTDWQVAERTSGNTELRVFVPGESEILEETAELSVEAFAYFEENIGDYPFAELDLIANDGYMEYPNIVEVPMDEELLDSILVHEIAHQWFYYLVANDPYENAWLDESLTEFSTGLFLNDYYGDEDGGFQNAKAYEESYETETYADLALDEFDTPAYYATVYGKVPLLLKDFSMNGAETRPRWSF
- a CDS encoding LysR family transcriptional regulator, which gives rise to MLGKLHTFQVLAECGSYTEAAKQLYCSQPSVSQHIRYLEEYYGVKLIIRKKQHIELTERGILLQKQARQLLDLFEATQQLMATPAAQKPVAIYMSNHIAENYYEELFDVHAACCKACPFEINGRCYTELRGQLMAKKAKFAVMPIYPADAKLHQSYDIQGLFEEEFQLVFSASHPLATRKVIYAKDLKHAAVLQTQSRHMQTLIQQALEAKGVEAFYMQMTDFKIIKKALRQSDSVSFLPLKALDSTDASLVYRSVKGLRIVRQNGLIIDTEQQLTEAEQAYCDHISEKLSSF
- a CDS encoding M4 family metallopeptidase, which produces MLVQIYFGILNFIKVEEEKFEEKYIVPVILSSALVASSFTASTTLANGQQGNGASDKTWNENANVPVFVKEKIAEKRASSNASNALDYLAENENKTGLKNPKKNLKQKEIEKDALGMTHVRFNQAVNGVPVEGAEVVVHYNEQDELVSVNGGHFPEASASNVDTTPTVSVVKAVQTAKGAVDAPEELEYAPESEVVVYPFDGENHLAYKVNVNFLGDKPGNWFVFVDAKSGKVIDQYNAIMHAEDIHQSVGTGVLGEQRKIHTTKSKEAKGGTTFSLSDESHEGLEGIYTFDANDGEIFTNQSASWKDEYLRPAVDAHYNSEQVYEYFHDEHDRNSLDDNGMAIISYVHYGENYNNAFWNGRHMTYGDGDGSFMVPLSAGLDVAAHEMTHGVISNSANLQYRFESGALNESFADIFGALVDEDDWEVGEDIMGPDAKEDGRVSLRSLSDPSKYPVNEDYVPYGDGEGNYPSHMDEFYDLPINLDNGGVHINSSITNHAAYLIGEEIGKENLARFSTAH
- a CDS encoding M4 family metallopeptidase; the encoded protein is MTPTSNFSEARKLIVQSAADIYGEGSAEEKATAKGFDDVGINE
- a CDS encoding undecaprenyl-diphosphate phosphatase, whose protein sequence is MEIIEILKALVLGIVEGLTEFAPISSTGHMIIFDDLWLNTEGFLGGPSANTFKIVIQLGSILAVVFVFWKRMLSLVGLYKLKQDTPTTFNILHVLIGIIPAGVFGLMFEDFIDEHLFSIETVLIGLVIGAFFMIIADKFGPKNPSINSLDEISYLKALTVGTVQCFSLWPGFSRSGSTISGGVLLGLDHRTAADFTFIMAVPIMLGASIVSLVKNWEAISFDHLSFYAAGFATAFVFALISIKFFLKLISHIKLVPFAIYRIVLASVLAFIVFL
- a CDS encoding alpha/beta fold hydrolase, whose translation is MKAEWKDRMPTIEINNATLYYEVKGAGETLLFTHGASWDLQQWKPQVEELSKSFKVITWDVRGHGKSSLPKGKVDSEDFVKDLVGLLEHLGVKQAHLCGLSMGGHISLQTAVRYPKLVKSLILIGTPYTNSYNWIEKVFVPINRWSNKFIPMYMMASIQAKTLSKFNHNNKQYIKETVSSIPLNYWIRIWDSVSKWKAERI